In the genome of Anabaena cylindrica PCC 7122, the window CCCTGTTAGATGTGGTCATGGTGAGGCATAATGTCGCCCATCGCTCTGCTCAAAACCTAATATTTAATCAACTTAATCAGCAAGATCCAAAGCGACCGGGTATTATTACGTTTAAGTCTACTGGCTCTCACTCAGGAATGCTTTGGGACGCACCCGATAATTTACCAGCCAAATGTTGGCAACCTTCTGTTCCAGACTTATATCGTTATTCTTTAACACAAAACTGTGTAGATGTCTGCTTAATGGGTTTACAACGGCGTGAAGAAATTGATGCGGCAATAAATAGCGTTAAACAAGGAAAATTAACCCCTGATGAACTTGACTATCTAAACATTTATGGTGACTTACATCGTCACAAACTAAAAGTTCAAAAAATTGCCCCTGAAAAATTAATTTATCGCTCCTAGATAGCAATATTTCTTATAAAACCATGAACGATACTTTAGAAAAGTCTACTCCGCTAACTCAGCAAGAATTCACATTCCCTGAAATTTCTCCAGCCACAGACACACAAATCATTGCTCATTTGCGTCAATCTTGCAAAATTGCACAAATCGCAACTTTAGCAGAACGTGATACCTTAATTCTCAAAATTTGCGAAAACTTGAGTATTGCAGTTACCGATGAGGAACTACAAACCGCAGGAAATACATTTCGCATGGAACATAACCTGCTAGAATCTAAGAAAACCCTAGATTGGCTTTCTGAGCAACGCATTACAGCAGAAGATTGGACTCAAGGTATTAGAGTTACCCTACTTGCAAATAAGCTGAAAGAGCATTTGTTCGGGGAAGCGGTTGATAACCATTACTTGCAAAATCGTAACGACTATAAACGAGTTGCTCTCTCTCAGATTTTAGTAAGCAACCTAGAAGATGCTTTAAAAGTAATCAAAGCAATTCGAGAAGAAAATGCTTCCTTTTGTGCTTTAGCACTGGAATACTCGAAAGTTAAACAAGCAAAAGAAAATGGTGGTTTTATCGGCGATCGCTTTTTGACTGAACTGATGCCAGAAATTGCTAAAGCTGTTTCTGAAGCGAAGGAAGGTGAAATTCTTGCTCCAATTCAAACCAAGTTTGGTTATCACGTTTTAAAAATTGAAAAATGGTTTCCTCCTGAGCTTAATGAATTGACCAGGGAACGAATTATGGAGTCACTTTTTCAAACCTGGTTACAAAATAAGATCCTCCTGTCTAAAACTTCTAATGGACAAGGTTAAATAGTTGATGAAGGGAGCAGCTTCAAGAATATGTAATTAATTTTGTTTAGATAGTTACTTAATTTTAAAGAGGCAAAGAAATGAACAGTTTTCCAGTTATTTGTGGGATCATATTCATACTTAATGGAGTGATTCAGTTCTGGCGTAGAGAGTATATACCCGGAACTATCTGGGTTATTCTAGGTATCTTATCCCTAGTAACGCAAAATATCAGAGAATTCGATAATTTTCAATTTGGTAATCTGAAGCAGTTATCTTTAAAAGCTATAGCTTTTGGAATGGCGCTAACAATAGCCGCGAGTCTATTTGTTTATCAAATTTATCAAGATTACAATGCTAAACAGAATTTAAATACATCCAGAGCCGAAGAAATTCAGCCTCGTAAATAAATAAAAAATGCAGTACCTTCTTGGGGCTGTAACTTGATCGCACTCATTCTATATAGCAATTCCCAAGCTCATGAAATACACCCCACCCGCGCTGTCGCGCACCCTCCCCTTACCAAGGCTACGGTGTACACACAAGTCCTAAAAACCTAGCTTGATAAGACTTTTCTCGTTTCCTCGTTCCCAGTCTCCGACTGGGAATGCATTCTTTGAGTCTCTGACTCAATGCCAGATTGGAGGCAGAGCCTCAATGAGCAGCATTCCCATGCAGAGCATGGGAACGAGATAAAATTCTTCAAAGTCCCCCTTAAAAAGGGGGATTTAGGGGGATCGGATCACGTTTAGCATCCTGTCTAGAGATGTGTGTACACCGTAGCCTTACCAAGGGGAGGGTTGGGGAGGGGTAATTTTGTATCTAACTAGAGTGGGAAAGGCTATGAACCTGATGCAACTAAATAATCAAAGACATTATGAGAATTTAAAATAAATGTCATAGATCAGTATTTAATACATTTACTAAAGCAAAACTTTTAGAGACATAATTATTTGACTATTGACACAAATAAAAACTTAGTAAAAAGTTAGAGATCCCCGACTTCTTTTAAATGTTGGGGATCTTTGTGATCAATTACCAAATAAAAGAAATAGATGGCTGGTAGATGTCCTCAGATGCAGGGATTTGAATTACACTAATTCTAGTGGTAATTGAAATACCGCCACCAGCGATATACAGATCATCATCATTCAAATCTATAAGGAAGGTTTCAGAATCTTGGAACAATTGAAACCCAGGAGGATTTAAATCAGAAACTTTGAGTTTAGACATATTACCGTTTTTGAGTTGTTAGTTTTTTGATATGGATGCAGTCAATCAGCTTTAAAATCTCGAAATACCTGCTTCTGTTTCGATTCTATCTAGAGCTTTCTTAGCTCTAAAAATAAGCCGTAAATAAGTTGTTTGGCTATCCCAAGCCAAACGAGGTAATAAGCGTTGTGGAGTATCTGAACTATCCTCAGATGCCAAAGTATTTGTATCTTCTGTAGCTACAGAATCAAGATCAATATTGTTCATATTTATTTTGAATTAACCAAAGATTTGTCTAACTCTGATGATTTTTCCCAACCTTCTGGCCATTGAATTAAATCAGCAGTAAAGTGAAGTCGATCATTTTCTGGCCAAGGTGTATTAATGGGTTCTTCAATCAGCGCAAATTCCCCATTATCAAAAGGG includes:
- a CDS encoding peptidylprolyl isomerase, producing MNDTLEKSTPLTQQEFTFPEISPATDTQIIAHLRQSCKIAQIATLAERDTLILKICENLSIAVTDEELQTAGNTFRMEHNLLESKKTLDWLSEQRITAEDWTQGIRVTLLANKLKEHLFGEAVDNHYLQNRNDYKRVALSQILVSNLEDALKVIKAIREENASFCALALEYSKVKQAKENGGFIGDRFLTELMPEIAKAVSEAKEGEILAPIQTKFGYHVLKIEKWFPPELNELTRERIMESLFQTWLQNKILLSKTSNGQG